In Methanobacterium petrolearium, one genomic interval encodes:
- the cysK gene encoding cysteine synthase A, with the protein MVKIPELTRGIANDITETIGNTPLVRLNRISEGLNAEILVKLESFNPISSVKDRIGVALVEYGEEKGLITPDSVLIEPTSGNTGIALAFVAAAKGYRLILTIPDTMSIERRKLIATFGAEIVLTPGASGMPGAVAKAEELVKKTPNAVMLQQFKNPANPKIHRETTAQEIWRDTDGKVDIIVGGVGTGGTITGLAQALKEKKPEIKAVAVEPATSPVLSGGKKGPHKIQGIGAGFVPEIYEVNLIDEVIQVKDEDAGDYLLKLAREEGILAGISSGAATRAGVELAQREENKGRTIVVILPDTGERYLSVRWVFEEIYRTYEDTIPQI; encoded by the coding sequence ATGGTAAAAATACCAGAATTAACACGAGGAATAGCAAACGATATAACCGAAACCATTGGAAACACTCCCCTGGTACGGTTAAATAGAATAAGTGAAGGTTTAAATGCAGAGATTTTAGTAAAACTTGAATCATTCAACCCCATTAGCAGTGTCAAAGACAGAATTGGTGTAGCATTAGTAGAATATGGTGAAGAAAAAGGACTCATAACTCCTGATTCAGTTTTAATTGAACCTACCAGTGGAAACACTGGAATAGCCCTGGCATTTGTAGCTGCAGCAAAAGGATACCGGCTGATATTAACCATTCCTGACACCATGTCCATTGAAAGAAGAAAACTAATAGCAACCTTCGGTGCAGAAATTGTCCTAACACCTGGTGCATCTGGAATGCCCGGTGCAGTAGCCAAAGCCGAAGAACTAGTCAAAAAGACACCTAACGCTGTAATGCTCCAACAGTTCAAAAATCCGGCTAATCCCAAAATTCACCGGGAAACTACTGCCCAAGAAATCTGGAGAGACACCGATGGAAAAGTGGACATAATTGTGGGAGGAGTGGGAACAGGTGGAACCATCACTGGCCTTGCACAAGCTCTGAAGGAGAAAAAACCTGAAATTAAGGCAGTAGCAGTTGAACCAGCCACAAGTCCAGTCCTATCTGGAGGAAAAAAAGGACCACACAAAATACAAGGAATCGGAGCTGGTTTTGTGCCAGAAATATACGAAGTCAATTTAATCGACGAAGTTATTCAGGTTAAAGATGAAGATGCTGGTGATTACCTCTTAAAACTAGCCAGAGAAGAAGGAATACTGGCAGGTATCTCATCTGGAGCAGCCACCCGGGCAGGAGTGGAACTTGCCCAACGTGAAGAAAACAAAGGCAGAACAATTGTTGTAATACTCCCTGATACCGGTGAACGGTACCTTAGTGTTAGATGGGTTTTCGAAGAAATCTACAGAACCTACGAAGACACTATTCCTCAAATATAA
- a CDS encoding NifB/NifX family molybdenum-iron cluster-binding protein, which translates to MPVKVAVASNDGKYVNQHFGKADRFMIIELKDNGKYDFIEIRQTAPRCGGSPELKEKTIDLISDCDVLLVSQIGEGARKKLLKKGVRPLIMPLFIEEALQKLDE; encoded by the coding sequence ATGCCAGTTAAAGTAGCCGTTGCAAGTAATGATGGTAAATATGTCAATCAACATTTTGGTAAGGCAGACAGATTCATGATAATTGAACTTAAAGACAACGGCAAATATGACTTTATTGAAATTCGCCAAACTGCCCCCCGATGTGGTGGGAGTCCTGAACTTAAGGAAAAAACCATAGATCTAATTTCAGATTGTGATGTACTCTTGGTGAGTCAAATAGGAGAAGGGGCTCGGAAAAAACTGTTAAAAAAAGGTGTTAGACCTTTAATCATGCCTCTTTTTATCGAAGAAGCATTGCAGAAATTGGATGAATAA
- the cysS gene encoding cysteine--tRNA ligase, with the protein MIKIYNTLTRKKEKFKPMNENRVNLFVCGPTVYDNAHIGHARTYISFDVISRYLKYKGFSVFYLQNITDIDNKIIKRAAETGEDPIKLARKFEKKYIEDMKTLGVENVNLYARATEHLPEIISQIETLLSKGFAYETESGVYFDESQFPEFGKLSNRNIEDLNVHRVNPDSTKRNPGDFALWKKKDEKPFWESPWGTGRPGWHIEDTAITEEYFGPQYDLHGGGLDLIFPHHEAEIAQMESTSSLKPMVRYWMHTGFLNVKGEKMSKSLGNFITIRELLKNYSPEVFRFFVISTHYRSPIDFSQEILEQSHKGLKRIYKLAETVEDLLESEVPQNSAADKHQIKLLTETREKFLEAMDNDFNTPLALSSLFDFIREINRDINHSKISKYILNHIKIFLLKIGDILGVDFLTNRQHDDLTEELVDLITNIREKLRQKNEWELADDIRTKLGELNIIIEDKK; encoded by the coding sequence ATGATAAAAATTTACAATACTCTGACCCGCAAAAAAGAAAAATTCAAACCAATGAATGAGAACCGGGTGAATCTGTTTGTTTGTGGGCCAACTGTTTATGATAACGCACACATCGGACACGCAAGAACCTATATTTCCTTTGATGTTATCTCACGTTATCTCAAATATAAAGGTTTTTCAGTTTTTTATTTGCAAAATATCACAGATATTGACAACAAAATCATTAAAAGAGCTGCGGAAACTGGGGAAGACCCTATAAAATTGGCCAGAAAATTTGAAAAAAAATACATTGAGGATATGAAAACTCTGGGTGTGGAAAATGTTAATCTGTATGCCAGAGCCACTGAACACTTACCTGAAATAATTTCACAAATAGAAACTCTCCTTTCCAAGGGTTTTGCCTACGAAACAGAAAGCGGAGTCTACTTTGATGAGTCCCAATTCCCAGAATTTGGTAAACTCTCTAACAGAAACATTGAGGATCTGAATGTGCACCGTGTGAACCCTGACTCCACCAAGCGAAATCCTGGAGACTTCGCATTGTGGAAAAAAAAAGATGAAAAACCTTTTTGGGAATCACCATGGGGCACAGGACGTCCTGGATGGCACATTGAAGACACTGCCATTACTGAAGAATATTTCGGACCACAATACGATTTACATGGAGGAGGTCTGGATCTCATATTCCCCCATCACGAGGCAGAAATTGCCCAGATGGAATCAACATCCAGCTTAAAACCCATGGTCCGCTACTGGATGCACACTGGCTTTTTAAATGTTAAGGGTGAGAAGATGTCCAAATCCCTGGGAAACTTCATCACCATCAGAGAGTTATTGAAAAATTATTCGCCTGAAGTCTTCAGGTTCTTTGTTATATCCACCCATTACCGCAGCCCCATTGATTTCAGCCAGGAAATACTGGAACAATCCCATAAAGGACTTAAAAGAATATATAAACTTGCAGAAACTGTAGAAGATCTCCTGGAAAGTGAAGTACCCCAAAACAGTGCTGCGGACAAACACCAAATTAAACTACTCACTGAAACCCGGGAAAAATTTCTGGAAGCCATGGACAATGATTTTAACACCCCCCTGGCACTTTCATCCCTCTTTGATTTTATAAGAGAAATAAATCGGGACATTAATCACTCAAAAATCTCTAAATACATACTAAACCATATTAAAATATTTTTACTAAAAATTGGGGACATTTTAGGCGTTGATTTCCTTACAAACCGGCAACATGATGATTTAACGGAAGAATTGGTTGATTTAATTACCAATATCCGAGAAAAACTTCGTCAAAAAAATGAATGGGAACTTGCAGATGATATAAGGACTAAACTGGGAGAACTGAATATAATCATCGAAGATAAAAAATAA
- a CDS encoding pyridoxamine 5'-phosphate oxidase family protein — translation MTMTEEMMDAIEKDLVFLATASNEGIPNVVPIGFARPIDSENILIADNYMKKTRKNIEENPNVSIVTKDAQKNPYQFKGTAEIHESGKIFEEVVEWAQNVMTKLNPKAAIVVKVTEIYSVQPGPEAGSKVE, via the coding sequence ATGACAATGACAGAAGAAATGATGGATGCCATAGAGAAGGATTTAGTTTTTCTGGCAACTGCAAGTAATGAAGGAATACCAAACGTGGTCCCTATTGGATTTGCACGGCCTATTGATAGTGAAAACATATTAATTGCTGATAACTACATGAAAAAAACCCGTAAAAACATTGAAGAAAATCCCAATGTTTCCATTGTGACCAAGGACGCTCAAAAAAATCCATACCAGTTTAAGGGAACCGCTGAGATCCATGAATCTGGAAAAATTTTCGAAGAAGTTGTTGAGTGGGCTCAAAACGTAATGACCAAATTAAATCCCAAGGCAGCTATAGTGGTTAAGGTCACGGAAATATATTCAGTACAACCGGGCCCTGAAGCTGGATCCAAAGTTGAATAA
- a CDS encoding O-acetylhomoserine aminocarboxypropyltransferase/cysteine synthase family protein, with protein sequence MMTGIEKKHGLATLGLHVGQEKPDPTTNSRAVPIYQTAAYVFNDTNHAANLFGLKELGNIYTRIMNPTNDVFERRIAAIEGGNSALAVASGQAATTYSLLNLSLPGDEILSADNLYGGTYQLFNYTFPELGRKVNFVDSNKPEEFEDAITDKTKAIFAESLGNPKLNVPDFEIITDIAHEAGIPVVVDNTSAVGLVKPIEHGVDITVLSATKFIGGHGTSIGGVIVDSGNFKWNNGKFPQYTEPDPSYHGLVYWDAFGNFPGLGNVAFTFRARVRLLRDLGAQVGPFNSWLFLQGLETLDLRVKQHSRNALTVAEFLKTHPKVSWVSYPGLKDDSANEIASKYLKNGYGALLGFGVKGGLEAGKQFIENVELFSHLANIGDSKSLVIHPASTTHQQLTPEEQETTGVTPDFIRLSIGLEDVEDIIADLNQALSRIDIDDDVDE encoded by the coding sequence ATGATGACAGGAATAGAGAAAAAACACGGTTTAGCAACTTTAGGATTGCACGTGGGACAAGAAAAACCAGACCCCACCACTAATTCAAGGGCAGTGCCCATATACCAAACAGCCGCATATGTATTTAACGACACAAATCACGCTGCCAACCTTTTTGGTCTCAAAGAACTGGGAAACATCTACACCCGTATAATGAATCCTACCAATGATGTGTTCGAAAGGAGAATAGCTGCAATTGAGGGTGGAAACTCGGCATTAGCTGTTGCATCTGGTCAAGCTGCCACGACATACTCATTACTAAACCTCAGCCTACCTGGTGATGAAATATTATCTGCTGACAACCTTTACGGTGGAACATATCAACTTTTCAACTATACTTTCCCTGAATTAGGTAGAAAAGTTAATTTCGTTGACTCCAATAAACCCGAAGAATTTGAAGATGCAATAACCGATAAAACCAAAGCCATATTTGCAGAATCACTGGGAAACCCTAAATTGAATGTTCCTGATTTCGAGATAATTACAGACATCGCTCACGAAGCAGGTATTCCTGTAGTGGTAGACAACACCAGTGCAGTAGGCCTAGTGAAACCCATTGAACACGGTGTGGATATTACAGTACTGTCAGCAACTAAATTTATTGGTGGACACGGCACTTCCATTGGTGGTGTAATTGTAGATTCAGGTAACTTCAAATGGAATAATGGAAAATTCCCACAGTACACAGAACCAGACCCCAGCTATCATGGTTTAGTTTATTGGGACGCATTTGGGAACTTCCCAGGATTAGGTAACGTTGCTTTCACATTCCGTGCAAGAGTACGGTTACTGCGAGATCTGGGAGCTCAGGTAGGTCCTTTCAACTCATGGTTATTCCTGCAGGGACTTGAAACACTGGATTTACGTGTTAAACAGCATTCACGTAATGCATTAACTGTAGCTGAATTCTTAAAAACCCATCCAAAAGTCAGTTGGGTGAGCTATCCTGGACTAAAAGATGATTCTGCCAATGAAATAGCATCAAAATACCTTAAAAACGGATATGGTGCTTTACTCGGATTTGGTGTCAAAGGAGGTCTGGAAGCCGGAAAACAGTTCATAGAAAATGTTGAACTATTTTCACACCTGGCTAACATAGGAGATTCTAAAAGTCTAGTAATACACCCTGCATCCACCACCCACCAGCAATTAACACCTGAAGAACAGGAAACTACTGGAGTTACACCTGATTTCATACGTCTATCAATTGGACTTGAAGATGTTGAAGATATTATTGCAGATCTCAATCAGGCCCTATCTCGTATTGATATAGACGATGATGTAGATGAATAA
- the metX gene encoding homoserine O-acetyltransferase MetX: MKKESVGVVKTEYYKLSDELILDGGNLLKNVTIAYETYGRLNKQKSNAILVCHALSGDSHVAGWYDADRKPGWWDTIVGPGKCLDTERYFIICSNVIGGCKGSTGPSSLNPDTNKPYAMDFPIITIKDMVHAQKKLIEYLEIEQLFSVVGGSMGGMQVLQWCVSYPDMVRSAIAIATTSYSSPQQIAFNEVGRRAIISDPNWNDGEYYNEEFPDSGLSLARMIGHITYLSNESMYEKFGRRLQDKDEYSFDFTTDFEVESYLHYQGNTFTKRFDANSYLYISKAIDYFDLTENGTITLSEAFKNVKSRFLVISVDSDWLYTPEESQEIVMALTANDVDVSYNQIKSSYGHDAFLLESGQLNYIINGFFSETLVVDVMTIHAPIIHENSSIEEAAGFMLDERVTHLPVVSEDCRIMGIVTAWDISKAVALKCVKLEQIMTRNVITAFPHDPIERAARKMRKYNISSLPVVNDQGLVMGVITTDHISTLIAGDNFREK, from the coding sequence ATGAAAAAAGAATCTGTTGGCGTTGTAAAAACTGAATACTACAAACTATCTGATGAACTAATCTTAGATGGAGGAAATCTTCTTAAAAATGTTACTATAGCTTATGAAACATATGGGAGATTAAATAAGCAAAAAAGTAATGCTATTTTGGTCTGCCACGCCCTTTCAGGAGATTCTCATGTTGCAGGATGGTATGATGCAGATCGAAAACCTGGATGGTGGGATACTATTGTGGGACCTGGAAAATGCCTGGATACCGAAAGATACTTTATAATCTGCTCCAATGTCATAGGTGGATGTAAAGGATCAACCGGTCCATCATCCCTAAATCCTGACACCAACAAACCTTACGCAATGGACTTTCCCATAATAACCATTAAGGACATGGTTCATGCTCAAAAAAAGCTCATCGAGTATTTAGAAATCGAACAACTATTTTCAGTAGTAGGTGGGTCCATGGGTGGAATGCAAGTACTCCAATGGTGTGTGTCCTATCCTGATATGGTCAGATCAGCCATAGCCATTGCAACCACATCTTACTCATCACCTCAACAGATTGCATTCAATGAAGTAGGAAGAAGGGCCATTATATCAGATCCCAACTGGAATGATGGTGAATATTATAATGAGGAATTTCCGGACAGTGGATTATCCCTGGCAAGAATGATAGGGCACATAACTTATCTCAGCAATGAATCTATGTATGAAAAATTCGGAAGAAGATTGCAGGATAAAGATGAATACAGTTTTGACTTTACAACTGACTTTGAAGTAGAAAGTTACCTTCATTACCAAGGAAACACCTTCACCAAACGATTTGATGCCAATTCCTATCTTTACATATCTAAAGCTATTGACTATTTTGATTTAACAGAAAATGGAACAATAACACTGTCAGAAGCTTTTAAAAATGTTAAATCAAGATTTTTAGTGATATCAGTAGATTCAGACTGGTTATACACGCCAGAAGAGTCTCAGGAAATTGTAATGGCCCTTACTGCCAATGATGTTGATGTTTCATATAATCAAATCAAATCCAGCTATGGACATGATGCTTTCCTCTTGGAATCAGGTCAGTTAAACTACATAATCAACGGATTTTTCAGTGAAACCCTGGTAGTGGATGTAATGACCATCCATGCCCCAATCATACATGAAAATTCCAGTATTGAAGAAGCAGCTGGCTTCATGTTAGATGAAAGAGTCACTCATCTTCCAGTTGTATCAGAAGACTGTAGAATCATGGGAATTGTAACTGCATGGGATATTTCCAAAGCTGTTGCCCTCAAATGTGTTAAATTAGAACAAATAATGACCCGCAATGTTATAACTGCTTTTCCACATGATCCCATTGAACGTGCTGCCCGGAAAATGAGGAAATACAATATTTCGTCATTACCGGTGGTTAATGATCAGGGACTGGTCATGGGAGTGATAACCACAGACCATATCAGTACCTTAATCGCAGGAGATAATTTCAGGGAGAAATAA
- the nifS gene encoding cysteine desulfurase NifS: MSYMDHSATSPVKSEVLEAMLPFFTTEFGNASTLYKLGRDARTAMEKARKQVASLIGADTSEIYFTSGGTESDNIAIKGTVIPLKKNGNHIITSAIEHPAVEETCKYLEKNGYRVTYLPVGKEGIVKLADIQEAITDETILITIMHANNEIGTIQPIAEIGKLAKEKGIIFHTDAVQSIGKIKVNVDELNVDLLSISAHKLYGPKGIGALYIRKGVRIDPLLHGGGHERGIRPGTENIAGIVGLGKACQIAEENLDSNIKYITSLRDRLIEGVLDSIEASYLNGHRTKRLPNNANFRFSSIEGESLVLQLDAKGIDASTGSACSSKKLEPSHVLMAIGLEEVDAHGSLRISLGQENTEKDIDYAIGAINEVVERLRSMSPLWCPTKEG; this comes from the coding sequence ATGAGTTATATGGATCATTCTGCAACCTCACCAGTAAAATCAGAAGTTTTAGAGGCCATGTTACCTTTCTTTACAACAGAATTTGGAAATGCCTCAACATTATATAAATTGGGTAGAGATGCTAGAACTGCCATGGAAAAAGCCAGAAAACAGGTAGCATCATTGATAGGTGCTGATACATCTGAGATCTATTTTACAAGTGGTGGAACAGAATCAGATAATATTGCCATAAAAGGAACAGTCATTCCATTGAAAAAGAATGGTAACCATATCATAACCAGTGCTATTGAACACCCTGCAGTTGAAGAAACCTGTAAATATCTGGAAAAAAACGGTTATCGAGTAACCTATCTTCCAGTGGGGAAAGAAGGGATTGTTAAACTTGCGGATATTCAAGAGGCAATAACCGATGAAACTATTCTTATTACTATTATGCATGCCAACAATGAGATAGGCACAATACAACCGATTGCAGAAATTGGAAAACTGGCTAAAGAAAAAGGGATCATATTCCACACTGATGCAGTACAGAGTATCGGTAAAATAAAGGTAAATGTGGATGAGTTAAATGTGGATTTACTGTCTATTTCTGCCCATAAACTTTATGGGCCCAAAGGAATCGGTGCACTTTACATAAGGAAAGGTGTGAGGATTGATCCATTACTTCATGGTGGAGGGCATGAACGAGGGATTCGACCAGGAACAGAGAATATTGCTGGAATTGTTGGGTTAGGAAAAGCCTGTCAGATCGCTGAGGAAAACCTGGACTCAAATATAAAATACATCACATCCCTACGAGACAGACTCATTGAAGGAGTTTTAGATAGCATAGAAGCCTCCTATCTTAATGGGCATCGTACCAAGAGATTGCCCAACAATGCCAACTTCCGCTTCAGCAGCATAGAAGGGGAATCACTGGTCCTGCAACTGGATGCTAAGGGGATTGATGCCTCAACCGGTTCAGCCTGTTCATCCAAGAAGTTAGAACCATCACATGTCTTAATGGCCATTGGGCTGGAGGAAGTAGATGCTCATGGTTCACTCAGAATCAGTTTGGGCCAAGAAAACACTGAAAAAGACATTGATTATGCTATAGGTGCAATTAATGAAGTGGTTGAAAGATTAAGGAGTATGTCTCCTCTTTGGTGTCCAACCAAAGAAGGTTAA
- the nifU gene encoding Fe-S cluster assembly scaffold protein NifU — translation MYSEKVMEHFSNPRNVGEIEDASGVGTEGNPVCGDLMTIYITVENDVITDIKFKTFGCGAAIATSSMITEMAMGKTIDEALKITRDDVAEELEGLPPVKMHCSNLAADALKAAIEDYKKKQS, via the coding sequence GTGTATAGTGAAAAAGTTATGGAACATTTCTCCAACCCACGGAATGTTGGTGAAATTGAAGATGCCAGTGGTGTGGGTACTGAAGGAAACCCGGTTTGCGGGGATCTTATGACCATTTATATAACCGTTGAAAATGATGTCATAACTGATATCAAGTTCAAAACATTCGGTTGCGGTGCAGCCATCGCCACCAGTAGCATGATAACAGAAATGGCAATGGGGAAAACAATTGATGAAGCATTAAAAATCACCCGTGATGATGTGGCTGAGGAATTAGAAGGACTACCTCCAGTTAAGATGCACTGTTCTAACTTGGCAGCAGATGCCTTAAAGGCAGCCATTGAAGATTATAAAAAGAAACAGTCCTGA
- the fdhD gene encoding formate dehydrogenase accessory sulfurtransferase FdhD gives MFKKIPSKRVKNSSKDVIEKIAIDSEIELVINEVFTRKFSISPECLQEFAIGYLLGEGLITATEDIDEIKVFDSKVEVKVNLEDFDLRKELVVGSDCFGGWRHKIDFVGEIESNFQLSKKDLLESFSGLKEKARVWKETGGTHIAGLVSHDGFISREDVSRHVAADKVIGAAALENVNFGECFMVYSGRMPADMMIKLARVGIPVIASNSAPTSSGYEVALKAGITLIGFLREKRFNVYTHPQRVSIQ, from the coding sequence ATGTTTAAGAAAATTCCATCAAAAAGGGTGAAAAACAGTTCAAAAGACGTGATTGAGAAGATTGCCATTGATTCAGAGATAGAACTGGTTATTAATGAAGTTTTCACCAGAAAGTTTTCCATAAGCCCGGAATGTCTTCAGGAATTTGCAATAGGATACCTTTTAGGTGAAGGTCTAATAACTGCAACTGAAGATATTGATGAAATAAAGGTTTTTGACTCTAAAGTTGAGGTGAAGGTGAATCTGGAGGATTTTGACCTACGTAAAGAATTGGTAGTAGGTTCAGATTGTTTTGGGGGTTGGAGGCATAAAATAGACTTTGTGGGAGAAATTGAATCTAATTTTCAGCTTTCAAAAAAGGATTTGCTGGAATCTTTCAGTGGTCTGAAAGAAAAAGCAAGGGTTTGGAAGGAAACTGGGGGCACTCACATTGCGGGGCTGGTAAGTCATGATGGATTCATTTCTAGAGAAGATGTTAGTAGGCATGTGGCAGCAGATAAAGTAATAGGTGCTGCTGCTCTGGAAAATGTAAATTTTGGGGAGTGTTTTATGGTTTACAGTGGTCGCATGCCTGCAGATATGATGATTAAATTGGCTAGAGTGGGAATTCCAGTAATAGCATCTAATTCTGCCCCTACATCATCAGGATATGAAGTGGCATTAAAAGCAGGAATTACCCTGATTGGGTTTTTAAGGGAGAAACGCTTTAATGTTTATACTCATCCACAGAGAGTATCTATCCAATAA
- a CDS encoding YkgJ family cysteine cluster protein: MIDKELFWELRQKALESEKIENSLEDVELLEKAVFKRLKKKRSIKKYKKLGVSKGDLNEIIELADVLSLDAIGGPSNMEIADNHPEWCNNCGRCCKESSPIFIHKDEVNILLTFNSDLKDEIIPNVLYPEHYQFKEDKPCKFHNSDVNKCKIYDSRPQVCGNYPLMLVERNGKGHNIVNLRYNCNYAVLLVLEKSMILFDEAIKRLKDK; encoded by the coding sequence TTGATTGATAAAGAACTTTTCTGGGAGCTTAGACAAAAAGCTTTAGAATCTGAGAAAATAGAAAATTCTCTTGAGGATGTTGAACTCCTGGAAAAGGCTGTTTTCAAGAGGTTGAAAAAGAAAAGATCCATTAAAAAATATAAGAAATTAGGAGTTAGTAAAGGGGACCTTAATGAAATAATAGAACTTGCCGATGTACTTAGCTTAGATGCAATTGGCGGACCATCAAATATGGAGATTGCTGATAACCATCCTGAATGGTGCAACAACTGTGGTAGATGCTGCAAGGAATCCTCCCCCATATTTATTCACAAAGATGAAGTGAACATCCTCCTTACATTCAACTCTGATTTGAAAGACGAAATAATTCCCAACGTACTTTACCCTGAACATTACCAGTTTAAGGAAGATAAACCCTGCAAATTCCATAACAGCGATGTGAATAAATGTAAAATATATGATTCAAGACCACAGGTCTGTGGAAATTATCCCCTTATGCTGGTTGAAAGGAATGGAAAAGGCCATAATATAGTGAATTTACGCTACAACTGCAATTATGCTGTCCTTCTTGTTCTTGAAAAATCCATGATCCTCTTTGATGAAGCTATTAAGAGATTAAAAGATAAATAA
- a CDS encoding NAD(P)/FAD-dependent oxidoreductase — MKIVIAGGGAGGLSTASNIRKCNKTVEITVITTEKHIAYSPCAIPYVLGGEVENFDNIIMHQAEDYLEKDIEIITEAEVYDVISDEKKVKYRLINQDDSDEKELPYDCLVIATGASSFIPPIEGTDLDGVFKIKTIEDGFKIKKWAEKSKHVVVVGASLIGLETSYALKQMGLKVTMTEMLPQIIPRSLDPDMAGIVQKYIEKQGIDVILDRPAEKILGENHAEGVVFGDKIVKADMVILATGVRPRLELARKAGCKLGKMAIRVNEKMQTSILNIYAVGDCVEVLDAITGEYTQSMLGTAAVSQGKIAAKNIIGIGGKFKPVLNSMVSKVGDLEFGAVGITKILAPQKGIEVISGKIKALSKARYYPGGKRIDVKIICNLKGQVIGCQMIGEERVAERVDTMSLAISNGVTCWELATTEFSYAPPVSMVTDPLILAAEEACEKLKTRNANN, encoded by the coding sequence ATGAAAATTGTAATAGCCGGTGGCGGTGCTGGTGGGCTTTCCACAGCATCTAATATAAGAAAATGCAATAAAACTGTAGAAATAACTGTAATTACCACAGAAAAGCATATTGCTTATTCCCCATGTGCCATACCCTATGTTTTGGGTGGGGAAGTGGAAAATTTTGATAATATTATCATGCACCAAGCTGAAGATTATCTGGAAAAAGATATAGAGATTATCACCGAAGCAGAAGTATATGATGTAATAAGTGATGAAAAAAAGGTTAAATATCGTTTAATTAACCAAGATGATTCTGATGAAAAAGAGTTACCATATGATTGTCTAGTTATAGCCACTGGGGCAAGTTCATTTATTCCCCCAATTGAAGGAACAGATTTAGATGGTGTTTTCAAAATCAAGACCATTGAAGATGGTTTTAAAATCAAAAAGTGGGCTGAGAAAAGTAAACATGTAGTGGTGGTAGGTGCAAGTTTAATTGGTTTAGAAACATCTTATGCTCTTAAACAAATGGGTTTAAAGGTTACTATGACTGAAATGCTTCCACAAATTATCCCAAGATCTTTAGATCCAGATATGGCAGGAATAGTTCAAAAATACATTGAAAAACAGGGTATTGATGTAATTCTAGATCGTCCTGCAGAGAAGATTTTAGGTGAAAATCATGCTGAAGGGGTAGTTTTTGGTGATAAAATCGTGAAGGCAGATATGGTTATATTGGCCACTGGAGTTAGACCTCGACTTGAATTAGCCAGAAAAGCAGGCTGCAAACTTGGTAAAATGGCTATTAGAGTTAATGAAAAGATGCAAACATCTATACTGAATATATATGCTGTTGGAGACTGTGTAGAAGTTTTGGATGCAATAACCGGAGAATATACTCAGTCCATGTTGGGAACAGCTGCTGTAAGCCAGGGAAAAATCGCTGCCAAAAATATCATAGGTATCGGTGGCAAATTTAAGCCCGTCCTAAATTCCATGGTTTCCAAGGTTGGAGATCTTGAATTTGGTGCCGTGGGCATAACCAAGATATTAGCCCCTCAAAAAGGGATCGAAGTAATATCTGGAAAAATCAAAGCTCTCAGTAAGGCTCGTTATTATCCTGGAGGAAAACGAATCGATGTTAAGATCATATGCAACCTCAAAGGACAGGTTATTGGTTGTCAGATGATCGGAGAGGAAAGAGTCGCAGAAAGAGTGGATACCATGTCCCTTGCAATATCAAATGGTGTTACCTGCTGGGAACTGGCTACCACAGAATTTTCTTATGCTCCTCCAGTTTCCATGGTAACTGATCCTCTTATTCTGGCTGCAGAAGAAGCCTGTGAAAAATTGAAAACCCGCAATGCCAATAATTGA